The Pyrenophora tritici-repentis strain M4 chromosome 8, whole genome shotgun sequence genome contains a region encoding:
- a CDS encoding 1-phosphatidylinositol-4,5-bisphosphate phosphodiesterase 1: MPDLTQDKKLGAPEVENPYLQAGGGTASATSTARHVDNLSPLLTQYLRTVYTDISKHYDLTTKEGQLRWLTEEQQCSGKDAELLADGSFSHFANYFMSDSASVMKPPLPLDESYPISNYFISSSHNTYLTGNQLSSDASVDAYKNVLMRGCRCVEIDVWDGEVLSDSSSDEEAAMGNPGADSLRKEKKKSKSGLSIRKRLAAKFSKKEEPEEKSHEASPPPQDGMQKIEPWHSASFTQRAEPRVFHGYTLTKDMTFRAVCATIRDYAFTVSNLPLIVSLEVHTCPEQQEIMVEIMNEYWKGMMLEEPLEPAQDLDSVHLPTLKDLEKKILVKVKRGHTTPVAPTSQPATTDASRPPLKHTESAASVNSGTSSEVGPDGEKKPPAPKPKIIKSLSKLGVYLAGYSYKTLDAPEAKIPTHIFSLSEGTLMEVHETDPEGLFGHNKHFFMRAYPKGLRLTSSNLNPSVFWRAGVQIVALNWQRWDVGMMQNEAMFAGTAGWVLKPEGYRSTSNAATQKTAIPHHDLDLSIEFLGGQDIPLPPEEDDPKDFKPYVKVELHVESHEERNAEPVPGNGRSQKGDYKQKTKTSRSPNPDFGREVIKFAGVPGVTEELTFVRFKVMDDERLGDDLAAWACFRLDRLRPGLRMLHLYDSNGVITKGVLLVRIRKTVSTA; encoded by the exons ATGCCGGATCTTACCCAAGACAAGAAGCTCGGCGCCCCAGAGGTTGAAAACCCATACCTTCAGGCGGGCGGAGGTACAGCTTCGGCAACATCGACAGCCCGCCACGTCGACAACCTATCGCCGCTCCTCACCCAGTATCTCAGGACTGTATACACCGACATCTCGAAGCACTACGATTTGACGACAAAGGAAGGGCAACTGCGCTGGCTCACCGAAGAGCAGCAATGCTCTGGAAAGGATGCAGAGCTTCTGGCGGACGGGTCCTTTTCACACTTTGCAAACTACTTCATGTCAGACTCCGCCAGTGTCATGAAGCCACCGCTACCACTAGACGAGTCATACCCAATTTCAAACTACTTCATCTCCTCGAGCCACAACACATACCTCACTGGCAATCAACTCTCAAGCGACGCGAGTGTTGATGCCTACAAGAACGTCTTGATGCGCGGATGTCGCTGCGTCGAGATAGATGTATGGGATGGAGAAGTGCTCTCCGACTCAAGCTCGGACGAGGAAGCTGCCATGGGTAACCCAGGAGCCGACAGTTTGAGGAAGGAAAAGAAAAAGTCAAAGTCAGGCCTCAGCATTCGCAAGAGGTTGGCCGCGAAGTTTAGTAAGAAGGAGGAGCCCGAAGAGAAGAGTCACGAAGCATCCCCGCCGCCTCAGGACGGCATGCAGAAGATTGAGCCCTGGCACTCGGCCTCCTTCACACAGCGAGCCGAGCCCAGGGTGTTCCACGGTTACACTTTAACCAAAGACATGACATTTCGAGCTGTGTGCGCAACTATTCGAGATTACGCATTTACAGTGTCAAATCTACCGCTGATTGTCAGTCTCGAGGTCCACACCTGCCCAGAACAGCAAGAGATTATGGTTGAAATCATGAATGAATATTGGAAGGGCATGATGCTTGAGGAGCCGTTGGAGCCAGCGCAAGACCTAGACAGCGTCCATCTACCCACGCTCAAAGACTTGGAAAAGAAGATACTTGTCAAGGTCAAGCGCGGCCATACCACTCCAGTGGCTCCTACATCACAACCAGCGACAACCGATGCATCGCGACCGCCTCTGAAACATACCGAAAGTGCAGCTTCCGTCAACTCGGGAACATCATCAGAAGTCGGTCCGGATGGCGAGAAGAAGCCCCCAGCGCCAAAGCCCAAAATTATCAAATCTCTGTCAAAACTAGGTGTCTACTTGGCTGGTTATTCATACAAAACTCTCGATGCACCAGAGGCAAAAATCCCCACCCACATCTTCTCGTTGTCAGAGGGGACGCTGATGGAGGTTCACGAAACTGACCCCGAAGGTCTCTTTGGTCATAACAAGCACTTCTTCATGCGCGCATATCCAAAGGGTCTCCGGCTGACTTCATCCAACTTGAACCCCTCCGTCTTCTGGCGGGCGGGTGTACAAATTGTGGCTCTCAACTGGCAACGCTGGGATGTTGGCATGATGCAAAACGAAGCCATGTTTGCGGGCACCGCTGGATGGGTTCTCAAGCCTGAAGGATACCGCAGCACGAGCAACGCCGCAACACAGAAGACTGCCATTCCTCACCACGACCTAGACCTGAGCATCGAGTTCCTAGGCGGACAAGACATCCCGCTACCCCCCGAGGAAGATGACCCCAAGGATTTCAAACCATACGTCAAAGTTGAACTGCATGTCGAGTCGCACGAAGAGCGCAACGCCGAGCCAGTCCCAGGCAATGGAAGAAGCCAAAAGGGTGATTACAAACAGAAGACCAAGACATCGAGATCCCCAAACCCCGACTTCGGCCGCGAAGTCATCAAATTTGCTGGCGTGCCTGGCGTGACGGAGGAATTGACATTTGTCCG ATTCAAGGTCATGGACGACGAGCGCCTCGGCGACGACCTAGCCGCATGGGCATGCTTCCGCCTCGACCGCCTCCGCCCCGGTCTGCGCATGCTGCACCTCTACGACTCGAACGGTGTCATCACAAAGGGCGTGTTGCTGGTTAGGATTAGGAAGACGGTTAGTACGGCTTGA